The region cacacacacacagacacagacacacacacacacagacacacacacacacagacacagacacacacacacacacagacacagacacagacacagacagacacacacacacagacacagacacagacacacagacacacacagacacacacacacacagacacacacacacacacacacacacacacacagacacacacacacacacacacacacacagactgaattTGTGTTCAGTGATTTGTTGTGATTCTGTCTCCAGATTGAGGTTGAAAACTTCGTGCTGAAGATGGCGGCAGAGTTCCCGTCGAGGAGAGATCAGCTCATCTTCCTCATCAACAACTACGACATGATGCTCAGCGTCCTCATGGTGAGCGCCACGACCAGCACCATCAACAACACGACACTCCCCTCAGGATCTGTGCTGACGTggggaaaatattctgtttaTGGAAAAGAAAAGTTGGATTTCTGTGTGGCTGATGGTGCTGCTGGTGTTTCTCTGCTGTGTCCAGGAGAGGGCAGCAGACGACAGTAAAGAGGTGGAAGGCttccagcagctgctgctggccaGAACTCAGGTAAATATGATCATGGTCACCGTGGGTCACTCAGCTGTTTCACTCAGGTTTCTGATGTCATGCTTATTTCAGAAGGTTTTCATATTTCCCTTCTGCAAGTAATAACTTTGAATAGTTTTATGTCCCTtctgtttaaagtgtgtgtgtgtgtgtgtgtgtgtgtgtgtgtgtgtgtgtgtgtttcctttggAAGCATCTTGTGAACACTGGCATTACTGAATAATAATTCACTTGCTGCTGACAGAGGACGTACGAAGCACGTTCTCATTACTGCGTGCACAGCCTGTCACCCAATAGCGACATCTGCTGGATGCAGATATATTGCATGTGACAGTGGGGGAGGAGTCTGTGAGGGTGGAGCAGACGACACTGTGATGTGTAGCCAGAGTGGAGACATGAGCATGCAGGTAGCGAGGCAGAGAAGGTGGATGagcttaaatacctggggtcaacTTTCCAAAGAGAGACGAAGAACAGAGTGCAGGTAGGGTGGAGCGGGTGGAGACGAgtgacagaaggagagcagCAAGGGTGAGAGACTGTTTAAAGATGGTAGTGAGGCCTGCTGTGGTGATTTGGAGACAGTGGAGGCCAAGCAGCAGAGGTTCAGATGCTCACTGAGAGTAAGAAGGATGGAGATGAGTCCATGAGAGGGACAGCTACGAGTCAGAGAGGCTGAGGTGGTCtgagcatgtgcagaggagggagggaggttatgatggagctgccaggcaggaggagacGAGGAGGACCTGagaggatgtagtgaaggaggacatgcagagggttggaggtggaggcagcaggtgatctgctgtggtgaaaatattttcacacTTTATAAACGTGTAACAGCTTAGGTCAGCGTGCACGTGAACGGCTGTTTTAAGCTTGAAAGTACTTTTACTAGATTTCTAAGTAACTTCGAACACTTTAGTTCCTGATCCTGTCGTCTTCCTTCCTCCTCTCGTCCTCTGCAGGAGTTCATCGAGGAGATTCTCTCTCCGCCGTTCGGAGGGATGATCGCCTTTGTGAAGGAGGCCGAGGCGCTGATGGAGAAAGGGCAGCTGGACCGGCTGAAGAACGACGAAGGTGAGAAAATATCTTTACCTTTGCTGTGAAGGTTCAGGTGTCACATGTGAGATGGTGTGCTTTGGCCTGCTGTGTTTGAAAGAGGATGTGAGTAAAGCTGTCGTCTGATTGGCCGATTCCTTTCTGTCTGTTATTTCTACAGTTAGCTCACCGTGATGTCAGAATCCGTAATGATGACGTGGACGGATTAGATTCAGGAGTAAATCGAGCTGGTTATTCGTTTTGGTTTCCGCGTCATCGTCTGCGGCTGTCAGCGGCAGAGCGAGCGTGCTTCTCTCACCTCAGCcttgggttttgttttccagAGTAACCAGCAGCTTTATTTCCCTTTCAGTCTTTGTGCTTTCATGTCAGTCAGAGTCAGGTTCCCACTTCCTGTTCACCACGTCGTGTGTGCTCGCTGtggttctttgttttgtttgaccagcatgtttgacaggaagctgacCCCAGCAACACGATGGCAAGGAAACCGAGAGTCAGCATGCACACGGAAACTGAAACttaatgcgtgtgtgtgtgtgtgtgtgtgtgtgtgtgtgtgtgcagctcgAATCACTCAGCTGGTTCGGGGGTTTTCCAGCACATGGAAACAGTCGGTGGAGGCGATGAGTCAGGACGTCATGAGGTCCTTCACCAACTTCAAAAATGGAACCAGCATCATCCAGGTGAGCCGGGCGGCAGGTGTGCCACACAGCCTCTGTGGGCTAACTGTGCCGTGACACCAGGTTTCCAAAGggacaaaaacatacaaactggctacaaagtgacacaaaatttaaaacaaagattTAAAACGACGACAAAAACGACATAAAAGGTCCAAAAAGTGAGAAAATGTCTCCAAACGGatgcaaaacagtgaagaaaaataaatggtcaataaagtataaaataacCTGCAGAGGCGTGTGAGAGTGAAACGAGACACACTAAACAATGTTAAAGAAGATTAAACTGAGAACAAAACATGCACATTTTCATATTTGAGAAGCAGAACTCATCAATAaaaacaggaacaatgatgTTTGTAACCATGAGTGTGTCTGACTGCACAGTCACAGCAACATCAGTGCTAGAGTGGATCAGCCTGAGGGACACGCTGCGAGGCAGCGATCACACAGCTGTGACACGCTATCATAAGTTCACAGTTCATGTTACTCTTCAGATTTTTGCCTCGTTCACCTCGATCACCAGCGGGATGCACGACCAACACAGCCGGGTTCTAATTCGCCGGCTCTCTGCTTCAGGCTCTGAGCGCGCTCGCATTAATAAGGCGTGTTTCATGCGCCCACTCACAGAACTGACGCCTGCTTCAGACACAGTGAGGACACAAACCTGTGGTTCTAGTTCAGCTTCACAAGCTGAGAAGAAACGCGCTGTAAATGGTTTGAACTTCAGGttatgtgtttagttttactaaCGTGAGTCACATCCTCCTCCCGCAGGGCGCCCTGACGCAGCTCATCCAGTACTACCACGGCTTCCACAAAGTCCTGAACCAGCCCACGTTCCGCAGCCTGGCCGTCCGCTCCGAGCTCATCAACCTCCACCACCTCATGGTGGAGGTCAAGAAGCACAAACCCAACTTCTAACGGGACGCCTTCGTCGGGGTCGGGGGTCAGAGAGCCGGCGAACGCACCGACGCTCCTGCGGGTGGAGGTGACGGTTCTCTGCAGCCGACCGCTGCTTCGTCTTCTTTTGTGTGAAGTTTGGAGAGTGTTAAAGACTTTTGTCTCCAGATGAAGGAGCCGTGTCGAAGGTCAGAGGAGGAGAGTGAATTTTAATTCCATGACTTTAAAAACTGTGAAGAAGCCAGTGAACCACGGACGCTCGGCCACGTTGCCCCTGTCAGGGAAACGTTTGGCCCTCCTGGCTCTACAGTGACTGTGGGGGTGTGCAGGGTTCTTTGGCTTCTGTTACAGCAACAGCAAAACTTCCAATTAAATGCTAATTCAACCTAATGTAAATGAATGTCTAATAATCACATTGAATGAAGAATAAAATGATGATCCCCGATAGAAGCGATGAAGGCCGTGCAGCTTTCAGTAACTGAGCTTCAGTTTGTGAGATGATCAATAATCTATCAGCTGTTTTGATTGGCTCGCTGCTCTAATCAGACGGGAGCACGTCTGTGGAACACGTTACTGAGACTGACGCTGAAAGGACAAAATGTTTGTTCAGCAGGTCCAGTGTTTAGACTCAAACCGTCTCGCTCCGCCCACCGTCTCTGTGAGGCTCCGCCCACCAGCTTCATTAGAAAAACGACATTTAAACTAGATTAGCAGGTCTGCTTAGTTCAGTCTCAGCCTCCAGCCAGTGTGGAGCTCTGAAACACTGCAGTTCCTCCCACGACCACCAGAGGCCGACTCCCAGCAGTGAGCACCGTGTTACAGGTTTACAACTGTATTTTCTAACTCACCTGTTTAAACTGTAATtgattaggggcgtggcctctttgactgacaggcagCTGCTAACTGGACCTGTGCACCGTGTTTGCTTGTGCTGTGGCTCCATGCTTTGATCCAACAATCATATTTAAGCTTCGTCACATGATCCCACTCCATCTTTCATCTACAGTCTGAAAACATCAGCGCTGACGGTGTTTCATAGAAGTGATCCATCACGCTAACACGATCTCGTTATATGCTGTACAATCTGGGGAATGGTGCGGTTTTATGGGAACTATTTTCAGTGGCGGATGAATCCACATGTGGTTCTCTGACTGTGTGTGAGCAGGAGAATGTTTTAATAGATTTGTTGGTGAGGAGATGAGGATCCTCCTGCAGACAGTGTGTCGTGTTATTGATGTGAATCTGTGTGAAGTCTAACAATGAGAGTACAACACCAGTCTGTCTGTGCgctttatttattgttgttattcACAAAGATCATCGTAATAATTTAAATGATTATAGTTCATGGAAAGCAGTCTGAATGTCACCAACACCACAACACAGCAAATACCACAGCGTCCTCAAACGCACCGCGGTGCGACCAGACCGATAACTGAAGCTCTCGGACATCGTTTGATTTAACTGCGTCTGACTGGATACAGAATCAAAGACTGTTTAAAGCGACGACCCAAAGCTACAGCGACCACATCGATAAAGGCTTCTAAGTGCAGAGAAGTGACGAGAAAAGGCTAAAGAAGATTAAAAGAACTTGAAATTATGAAAAATCATTAGAAGTGTTTCTTAGTGGAAAACGATGAGGCTGGACGAAGCTCAGCACACCACAGACGCCCCTGAGCCCGAAACACCAGCTGATCTGTTCATCCACAGCGGGCGGCGTctttgttgccatggtgatgttGGACACGGGGCAACGAgcgattttaaaaaagagttttGTTGCAAATGTAACAAGTTTTATTCTAAACGTAATACTTTCATTGAAAACGTTTTCATCTTCTCTGGATTTGTCTGACTGACTGATCTGCAGTGGCTCCGCCCTTTGTGCGCAGACACTCTTCACACATAGATGAATCTGACAGTGCTTTTTGTCCATTTAGTACATTTAACAAAATATATCGTATATATTACATATATCTCTCTTTACATTCTTAACTGTTGAAATCCTCGGCCGGAGCAGTCACTTCCTCATAAGGCACCATTTCCAAAAGGTTAATGAGCTGCTGATGTGCTCCGCCCTCCGTCATCACACTTTGCCTCATTCATTTACCTCTTTATCACggtgattcccccccccccccaataaacTCTGACCCCTGGGCAGGAAAGTGCTGATTTCCCACGGTCAGTGAAGGAGACCCAAACATAAACGTTTCAGGTCATTTTCTGCTCGTCTTCTGAGTGTTTTAGAGCTCCGAGGACTTTTATAGTCTATGTGGTGGTACGATCATTACTAATGGGATCTGCAGATGCAGACGTTCACACTGAGCTGTTTGACTGTTTTGTGCGGAGAAGTTTTGGTGAAACAGGTCAGAGTTTCTCTGATTCGTTGACGTTGTTTTGAATCTTTCACTCATTTCGCTCGGAAAATGAGTGAAACTGTTCCATCTGTGTCTCCGTTGGATCGGCAGTGGTTTCCGTGGTGACGAGGTCTGGTGCTTCTCTAGCACAGAGGTGATCACTTCACTGCAGGGGTCTCCATAATGAAATAAAGAGCTAAAAAGGCAAAGAGTCATGATGTAGGAGGATCTTCTCAAATCTGGCAACCTAAAAGGTGCCTTTTGTAAATGACGCCTTATCAGGATCGGAGCGCGGCTTATTTAGAAGTGAACAAACAGAGGCAGGCTGCAGGTTTCCATCCATCGTAGTGTCAATCTACACCTAAGAACAAACCTGCGTCGCAGTCTGAGCCGCGGCTGCGTTTCTAAGAAGCCGGCCGATGATTGAGGGTCACAAGAAAAAATGAACACACTCTTTTCTTGTCACACTCATTCTGAAGACCgggcaccacacacacacacacactttagatTCACAGCTCTCAAACTGGTGAACTGTCACCATCTGCTGCCTGTAATGTGCAGGAGTCACGTGTGCAGCTCGTGCAGAGGAAACTCAGAGAAGCTGAAGAGTTTGGAAACTCAGGACGAGAACCGCCAGGGTGAGAAGAGCTGAACAGCTGCTTTTGGCAGCAACATCTGGAAAGACATCAAAGTGGGAACACAGAgggttttttaatttaatgtccTTAAAAATCACTCTTCAGATGCAGACCCTGATTCATGGGCACCATGCAGGCGCTTTCCTCACCTGTGGGAACGtactccagcttctcctggacTCTCCGGTCAGGACGGGCTTGTGCTGTGGGACAGACAGGTAGATGTGATGATGATGCACACGATAGTTCCAGTAAAAGCACAGGTTAAACGGCTTCAGTTATTCTGTGTCGTCAGCTGACTCTGTTGGACGCTCGGGGCTCAACTTTCTCTATTTCTGGTTCTTCAGCAGAAACGCCGACGCGGTCCAAAAAAACCATTTCCTGTTTTAAGTTTGTAATTTAATTCTCCGTTTGCGGCAAAGCGGAGCGTTCCCACGCTTCGGTGTCGAGCGCTCTTAATCGTAGACGGCGCTGGTGCTCAGATTCACCGTGTGGACAAAACGCCCTGTGGCGTTCACACACAAGAGCTTCCCGGTTTGAGTTTCCGCAACAGAGCAGCTCCTGTCAGTGCTTTTGTCCATACGACGTGCACTCAGCGACTCTCAGGAGTACAACCTGCAGTACTAACTCATTTAAAGTAATCTAGGTAATCCCATTTAAGATCAATCGATAGGCTCACCatccacagagagctgcacgGTGCTGACGGCGAGGCCATGTTGGTCCAGGACTTTGTAGATTCCTTCATCTGATGGTTTTAACCTCTTCACCGTCAGTTGCTCGAGCAGCAGGTGTTTCTCCAGGCGCTGACTGTTGTTATCGCCCCTCATCCACAGGTCCGACCACGCCGAGTCGTTTCTGTGGAGAATGTAAATGCTGTCAGAACAAAAACACCGCGTCGTCCTCAGAGTGCACAAGCAACAGCAACGCGATCAGTCTGCCCACAGAGCCACAAACGTCTGCTTCCCTGTAAGAAGATCTCCCCCGCCCTCCCCTTGCATCCTGGTGCAGTGCATGCTCTGTGCAGCAGCACATCTGTGGGTTTATCCCAAAATGAAATCTGTCTGCCGTGAAAGTTTCTGCTTTGCACGAATCATTTTCCCCAAACGccacattctgtctctgtcAGCACCAATTACAGGATGAGTCAGAGCAGCCAGCAGCCTTTGATTCGAGACACAAACTGTCGTTTTATTAAGCAGTAGGCGAGCTTTTACGTCAGCGGGGGAAATAAAGAGCTGAGGGGAGGAAGCGTGAGGGTGGGAGATGAACAAATCCACCACCAGCGTCTCCACCTGTCGGCAGGTGAGCAGCTCACCTGGCCTGGAAGACCACTCTGACTGAGTGACGGGTGTAGAGCTGCAGGACCATGTCCTCGCCCGGCTGATGGAACTGAGAGGATTTATGATCTGAAACAAAAGAGccatcaatgaacagatgaaatACTCCAGGAACGACATCAGAAGGAGACTGTCCAGCCTCCAAGGAGACGATGTCAAACACTAACCGCCCACAAGCAGCCTGACGCCCTGAATGAAGACCCGAGTTCTTGCGGACCTCTTTCCGTCCACCACCATGAAGCTGTCGTAGCGCCCCGTGTCTCCGAGCTGAACGTCGCTGATGATCAGGGAACAATTCCCCGACCCCAGCTTCTCCTCGGGCACCCTCATCCGGCCCTCAAACTCCGGCGCCTGCCACTTCTCATCCCCGCGCTGTTCGAACACCGTGTCGGACAGGGTCACCCACTGGACGTGGCAGACGGGCAGAGCCGCCTCACCCAGGTGGGACTTCCAGCTGCAGGGAAGGATCGCCTGGTCCCCCGCCATGTAGGAGATGGACAGCATGGCGGAGGAAAGAGAAGAGGAGTCTGCAGAAAGAAACACAGCAAGAACATCCTGTGAACAGGGACGTGGGATTGACCAGTTCTGACCTCAGAGTGTGACGCTGATACTCACCAACTAAAGCTCCGGTGTGGAGACACAGTGTGAGTATGAAAAAcctaaagaaacacaagaaaataCGTCATAACGGGGTTAGACGATCAgcttatagaatagaatagaattcaactgtattgtcattgcacatgcacaggtacagggcaacgaaatgcagtttgcatccatccagaagtgcttagtgatatagatatattacaatatatattagcaataataaagatatgtaagtatattacagaattATTCATGAGGCTCTCTTTATTCACCTTAAATGGTCATTAGAAACACACTAGAAACACATTAGAGAGAAGTCCACGTGCCATAGCTTCCTGTCTTATAACGCCTATCATGTGGAATCTGTCCAGCCAGCTGTTTGTAGCGGTCCTGCCTGTGAGCTGCAGTGAAACTTAACTCTGACCAGCGCTCAGAAACGAAACTCAGCTTCCATATGATCCAGGCAAAGTTTCATTTCTACCCACGGACTCGTTTCCTCAGTAACGAAACTGCCATGCGCCGCGATCTCCCTGCAGGTCCCGCCCTGCAGGTccgcagcatcatcatcatcattaataataatagtaataataataataataataacaacaataataatcatattTATGGTTATTTCTCCTGCAGAATGCCCCTTAAACCCAGTCTGAATTCACTCCCACCTTTCATATCCGAATAACATGTTTAGATATTACCCTGCATGTTTGctgaataaaaattaaattaaataaataataaaataaacaggagCAGCTGTTGCTCAGACCGGAAGTGCAGTGTGTCGTACCGGAGCCGCTCGGTGACCGTCTTCATGATGTCCGGTTCGTGGAAACTCTGCTCAGTCTTCTTCTCCGTCCCCCGCGTGCGGTTTCTCCACTCTGTTTACTCTCGGCTCCTCTGACGGCTTATCAACCCAGCGCGTGAGTTTCGATTTCCTGCGAACCTGTCAAATTAAAAGCACGGAATCAAATTCAGTGCCGACGAGTGCCGTtcttcatcaccatcatcatcatcatcattatagCATTGTCGCTGCTAGTTCACATTTTGTGAAAAACGTTGTAAAAAGCGGAGAAAAGAAGATTATCCGATTCATATTATCactgggcttttattttgaagcaaCCGTGAGCTGCGGCGCGGAGCTCTGCAGAAACGAAACTTACCGGCTCAGCTGAGCGGAGCGCGTGAAGCTGCTGACGCCTCGGCGTGAGTTCGCGGGAACAGCGCGTGCCTTCCTTTTAGCGCTCCAGCAGAAGTGTTGGtggtctctgctgctgctcagtcAAGTCCCGCTCACTTCCCCGTCCCACATTAAAACACTTTGCGCCGTCAGTctgtgtgtcagtctgtgtgtcagtctgtgtgtctgtgagctcAGCTCCTCGCGCTGCAGACAGCTCGTGCAGC is a window of Maylandia zebra isolate NMK-2024a linkage group LG22, Mzebra_GT3a, whole genome shotgun sequence DNA encoding:
- the igldcp gene encoding uncharacterized protein igldcp, which gives rise to MKTVTERLRFFILTLCLHTGALVDSSSLSSAMLSISYMAGDQAILPCSWKSHLGEAALPVCHVQWVTLSDTVFEQRGDEKWQAPEFEGRMRVPEEKLGSGNCSLIISDVQLGDTGRYDSFMVVDGKRSARTRVFIQGVRLLVGDHKSSQFHQPGEDMVLQLYTRHSVRVVFQARNDSAWSDLWMRGDNNSQRLEKHLLLEQLTVKRLKPSDEGIYKVLDQHGLAVSTVQLSVDAQARPDRRVQEKLEYVPTDVAAKSSCSALLTLAVLVLSFQTLQLL